Proteins from a single region of Amycolatopsis sp. CA-230715:
- a CDS encoding ABC transporter ATP-binding protein: MRLPPKLTPLRLLLAILRARPWLATGSAVLGALWLVPSALLPFAVGRAIDAGIAGDDTGALIAYAMVIVSIGVAQMVCGGLLDYLTHGMWMHASSALQRTVVNHTTRLGASLRSQAGTGEVMAVTSSDLNHLGNAFEVFGRLAGAVVAFLTVGIVLLGSSPLLGAVALIGVPLAVAGLGPLLAPLQRRKDTQRDQLSEVNALGADIVSGLRILRGVGGERQFHRRFRTASQRVRRAGVEVARSESWLAAAEILLPGLVTIVITWLGARLAVSGELSVGELVAFYGASAFLVIPVTTATEAADGFAGAMVSAKKACGLLKLRPELDDPASPVPLPGGALELHDTATGFTAVAGKLTVVDAGKNAEALASRLARFADAGHGQRVLVAGVPADQVALAELRTRVVYAHNQDVWFSGILREQVAPAREGRVGVEEALRAADADDIVAALPNGLGELIGERGREVSGGQRQRLSLARALATDADVLLLDEPTSAVDAHTEARITERVTELRRGRTTVVFSQSPLWKVVADEVVHYPNRQEVL; this comes from the coding sequence ATCCGGTTGCCACCGAAGCTGACTCCGCTGCGCCTGCTGCTCGCGATCCTGCGGGCGCGGCCGTGGCTGGCCACCGGCTCAGCCGTGCTCGGCGCGCTGTGGCTGGTGCCGTCGGCCCTGCTGCCGTTCGCCGTCGGCAGGGCGATCGACGCCGGGATCGCCGGTGACGACACCGGCGCGCTGATCGCGTACGCGATGGTGATCGTGTCGATCGGGGTCGCGCAGATGGTGTGCGGCGGCCTGCTCGACTACCTCACCCACGGCATGTGGATGCACGCCTCGTCGGCGCTGCAGCGCACGGTCGTCAACCACACCACCAGGCTGGGCGCGTCACTGCGGTCCCAGGCTGGCACCGGTGAGGTGATGGCGGTGACGTCGTCGGACCTGAACCACCTGGGCAACGCGTTCGAAGTGTTCGGCAGGCTGGCCGGTGCCGTGGTGGCGTTCCTCACCGTGGGCATCGTGCTGCTGGGCTCGTCGCCGCTGCTCGGCGCGGTGGCGCTGATCGGCGTGCCGCTCGCGGTGGCGGGTCTCGGTCCGCTGCTGGCCCCGCTGCAGCGCCGGAAGGACACCCAGCGCGACCAGCTCTCCGAGGTCAACGCGCTGGGCGCGGACATCGTGTCCGGCCTGCGGATCCTGCGCGGCGTCGGCGGCGAGCGGCAGTTCCACCGCCGGTTCCGCACCGCGAGCCAGCGCGTCCGGCGCGCGGGCGTCGAGGTCGCGCGCAGCGAGTCGTGGCTCGCCGCGGCCGAGATCCTGCTGCCGGGGCTGGTGACGATCGTGATCACCTGGCTCGGCGCGAGGCTGGCCGTCAGCGGCGAGCTGAGCGTCGGCGAACTGGTCGCCTTCTACGGCGCTTCGGCGTTCCTGGTCATTCCGGTGACCACGGCCACCGAGGCGGCGGACGGGTTCGCGGGCGCGATGGTGTCCGCGAAGAAGGCGTGCGGGCTGCTGAAGCTCCGTCCGGAGCTGGACGATCCCGCGTCGCCGGTGCCGCTGCCGGGCGGCGCGCTGGAGCTGCACGACACGGCGACCGGGTTCACCGCGGTCGCCGGGAAGCTCACCGTCGTCGACGCCGGGAAGAACGCGGAAGCGCTCGCGTCGCGGCTCGCGCGGTTCGCCGACGCCGGTCACGGGCAACGCGTGCTGGTCGCCGGAGTACCCGCCGACCAGGTCGCGCTGGCGGAGCTGCGCACCCGCGTCGTCTACGCGCACAACCAGGACGTCTGGTTCTCGGGGATCCTGCGCGAGCAGGTCGCCCCGGCGCGGGAAGGGCGCGTCGGCGTCGAAGAGGCGCTGCGCGCGGCGGACGCGGACGACATCGTGGCCGCGCTGCCGAACGGGCTCGGCGAACTGATCGGCGAGCGGGGCCGCGAGGTCTCCGGCGGGCAGCGGCAGCGGCTCAGCCTGGCCAGGGCACTGGCCACGGACGCCGACGTGCTGCTGCTCGACGAGCCGACGTCCGCGGTCGACGCGCACACCGAGGCCCGCATCACCGAGCGGGTCACCGAGCTGCGCCGGGGCCGTACCACCGTGGTGTTCAGCCAGAGTCCACTGTGGAAGGTCGTGGCGGACGAGGTCGTGCACTACCCGAACCGGCAGGAGGTGTTGTGA
- the purL gene encoding phosphoribosylformylglycinamidine synthase subunit PurL — translation MPTSDVTTVIDTTARAGETPDTPQPYLELGLAEDEYARIREILGRRPTDAELAMYSVMWSEHCSYKSSKKHLRYFGETTTDQMREKLLAGIGENAGVVDVGDGWAVTFKVESHNHPSYVEPYQGAATGVGGIVRDIMAMGARPLAVADALRFGPADAPDTRRVLPGVVAGVGGYGNCLGLPNIGGELVFHESYAGNPLVNALCVGAMRVEDLHLAFASGTGNKIILFGARTGLDGIGGVSVLASDTFSGDTEGTGRKKLPSVQVGDPFTEKVLIECCLELFGQKLVVGIQDLGGAGLSCATSELAAAGDGGMHIELDRVPLRAKGMTPAEILSSESQERMCAVVEPSNVDAFMAVCAKWDVIATDIGEVTDGEHLVITWHGETVVDVPPRTVAHQGPVYDRPLARPSTQDAVEADVPDTLHRPSTPDELRETLLKMISSPDLASKEWVTSQYDRYVRGNTVLAQPSDSGVVRIDESTGRGVAVSTDCNSRFVYLDPYQGAQLALAEAYRNVATSGATPVAVSDCLNFGAPTDPGVMWQFERAVHGLADGCAQLGIPVTGGNVSFFNQTGDTAILPTPVVGVLGVIDDVSRRIPTGIGAEAGETLLLLGETKDEFGGSAWAHIVHGHLGGRPPEVDLERERLIGEILVAGSRDGMISAAHDLSDGGLAQALVETVLIGQCGARAILDDEQDPFVQLFSESSGRVLVAVPRTEELRFTEMCTARGLPWRKAGVVDPEEPGLEIQGVATFGSEELREAWESTLPALFD, via the coding sequence GTGCCGACCTCAGACGTAACCACGGTCATCGACACCACCGCCCGTGCCGGGGAAACCCCCGACACCCCGCAGCCCTACCTCGAACTCGGCCTCGCCGAGGACGAGTACGCGCGCATCCGCGAGATCCTCGGCAGGCGCCCGACCGACGCCGAGCTGGCCATGTACTCGGTGATGTGGAGCGAGCACTGCTCGTACAAGTCTTCGAAGAAGCACCTGCGGTACTTCGGCGAGACCACCACCGACCAGATGCGCGAAAAGCTGCTCGCCGGTATCGGCGAGAACGCGGGCGTCGTCGACGTCGGCGACGGCTGGGCGGTCACGTTCAAGGTCGAGAGCCACAACCATCCGTCCTATGTGGAGCCCTACCAGGGCGCGGCGACCGGGGTCGGCGGCATCGTGCGCGACATCATGGCGATGGGCGCGCGCCCCCTCGCGGTCGCCGACGCGCTGCGCTTCGGCCCCGCCGACGCGCCGGACACCCGCCGCGTGCTGCCCGGCGTGGTCGCGGGTGTCGGGGGCTACGGCAACTGCCTCGGCCTGCCGAACATCGGCGGCGAGCTGGTGTTCCACGAGAGTTACGCGGGCAACCCGCTGGTGAACGCGCTGTGCGTGGGCGCCATGCGCGTCGAGGACCTGCACCTCGCGTTCGCCTCCGGCACCGGCAACAAGATCATCCTGTTCGGCGCGCGCACCGGCCTCGACGGCATCGGTGGCGTGTCCGTGCTCGCCAGCGACACCTTCAGCGGCGACACCGAGGGCACCGGCCGCAAGAAGCTGCCGAGCGTCCAGGTCGGCGACCCGTTCACCGAGAAGGTGCTCATCGAGTGCTGCCTCGAACTGTTCGGCCAGAAGCTCGTGGTCGGCATCCAGGACCTCGGCGGCGCCGGGCTGTCCTGCGCCACTTCCGAGCTGGCTGCGGCAGGGGACGGCGGAATGCACATCGAGCTGGACCGGGTTCCGTTGCGCGCCAAGGGAATGACCCCCGCCGAGATCCTCTCCAGCGAATCGCAGGAGCGGATGTGCGCGGTCGTCGAGCCGTCCAATGTGGACGCGTTCATGGCGGTGTGCGCGAAGTGGGACGTGATCGCCACCGACATCGGCGAGGTCACCGACGGCGAGCACCTCGTGATCACCTGGCACGGCGAGACCGTGGTCGACGTGCCGCCGCGCACGGTGGCGCACCAGGGGCCCGTCTACGACCGGCCGCTCGCACGTCCGTCCACTCAGGACGCCGTCGAGGCCGATGTGCCCGACACGCTGCACCGTCCGTCCACACCGGACGAACTGCGCGAGACGCTGCTGAAGATGATCTCGTCGCCGGACCTGGCGTCGAAGGAGTGGGTGACCAGCCAGTACGACCGGTACGTCCGGGGCAACACGGTGCTCGCGCAGCCGTCGGACTCCGGGGTGGTCCGGATCGACGAGTCGACGGGGCGCGGTGTCGCCGTGTCGACCGACTGCAACAGCCGGTTCGTCTACCTCGACCCCTACCAGGGCGCGCAGCTCGCGCTCGCCGAGGCGTACCGCAACGTCGCGACCAGCGGCGCCACCCCGGTCGCGGTCAGCGACTGCCTCAACTTCGGCGCGCCGACCGACCCCGGCGTGATGTGGCAGTTCGAGCGCGCGGTGCACGGCCTCGCCGACGGCTGCGCGCAGCTCGGCATCCCGGTCACCGGCGGCAACGTCAGCTTCTTCAACCAGACCGGCGACACCGCGATCCTGCCGACCCCGGTGGTCGGCGTGCTCGGCGTCATCGACGACGTCAGCCGCCGCATCCCCACCGGCATCGGCGCGGAAGCGGGCGAAACGCTGTTGCTGCTCGGCGAGACCAAGGACGAGTTCGGTGGCTCCGCGTGGGCGCACATCGTGCACGGACACCTCGGCGGCCGCCCGCCCGAGGTCGACCTCGAACGCGAGCGACTGATCGGCGAGATCCTCGTCGCCGGTTCGCGCGACGGCATGATCTCCGCGGCGCACGACCTCTCCGACGGCGGCCTCGCGCAGGCACTCGTCGAGACCGTCCTCATCGGACAGTGCGGCGCGCGGGCGATCCTCGACGACGAGCAGGATCCGTTCGTGCAGCTGTTTTCCGAGTCCTCGGGCCGGGTTCTGGTCGCGGTGCCGAGGACCGAGGAGCTGCGGTTCACCGAGATGTGCACCGCGCGCGGGCTGCCGTGGCGCAAGGCGGGCGTGGTGGATCCGGAGGAGCCGGGCCTGGAGATCCAGGGCGTGGCGACCTTCGGCAGCGAAGAACTCCGCGAGGCGTGGGAAAGCACGCTCCCGGCACTGTTCGACTAG
- a CDS encoding pentapeptide repeat-containing protein, translating to MKLRSPLVLAVALAAVLLATVTVWLLTDPATSRADALKTGGLAAGSVVALYALWLNDRRRRVEESRHALEMKRYDRDKERVSDERFAKAVELLGDDADQVRVGALHVLVGLARARPEYTQTVLDVLCAYLRMPFDHPELPEYGGTAEERVPAERELQVRRTVERQIRMLLPKAADTGAPHYDLHLTGAVLDRLNLDDRKVEWLGLNRTRLFDEVKLKRLVVNGHFGLRQARVFGTIRFDDAVIRGTADFAHSEFHRPASWRGTAFHGAADFTDTMFHDSADFESAQFRTTLDLRRARFERSADLRFATTPELAALEGTRVNSVVETHLPKPWQLAHSAGGQARIVVAEP from the coding sequence ATGAAGCTCCGTTCGCCGCTGGTGCTCGCGGTCGCGCTGGCCGCGGTGCTGCTGGCGACCGTCACGGTCTGGCTGCTGACCGATCCGGCGACCAGCCGCGCCGACGCGTTGAAAACGGGCGGGCTCGCCGCGGGTTCGGTGGTCGCGTTGTACGCGCTGTGGCTCAACGACCGGCGGCGGCGAGTCGAGGAAAGCCGCCACGCGCTGGAGATGAAGCGGTACGACCGCGACAAGGAACGGGTGTCGGACGAGCGGTTCGCGAAGGCCGTCGAGCTGCTCGGCGACGACGCCGACCAGGTGCGCGTCGGCGCGCTGCACGTGCTCGTCGGCCTGGCCCGCGCCCGGCCCGAGTACACGCAGACCGTGCTCGACGTGCTGTGCGCCTACCTGCGCATGCCCTTCGACCACCCGGAACTCCCCGAATACGGCGGCACCGCGGAGGAACGCGTGCCCGCCGAGCGCGAGCTGCAGGTGCGGCGCACCGTGGAACGGCAGATCCGCATGCTGCTGCCGAAGGCGGCGGACACCGGGGCACCGCACTACGACCTGCACCTCACCGGCGCGGTGCTGGACCGGCTGAACCTCGACGACCGCAAAGTCGAGTGGCTCGGGCTGAACCGAACGCGGCTGTTCGACGAAGTGAAGCTGAAGCGGCTCGTCGTCAACGGCCACTTCGGTCTGCGCCAGGCGCGGGTGTTCGGCACGATCCGGTTCGACGACGCCGTGATCCGGGGCACGGCCGACTTCGCGCACAGCGAGTTTCACCGACCGGCGAGCTGGCGGGGCACCGCCTTCCACGGCGCCGCCGACTTCACTGACACCATGTTCCACGACAGCGCGGATTTCGAAAGCGCGCAATTCAGGACAACGCTGGACCTCCGTCGAGCCCGCTTCGAAAGATCCGCCGATCTACGGTTCGCGACAACGCCCGAACTCGCGGCGCTTGAGGGCACCCGCGTCAACTCCGTCGTGGAGACACATCTGCCGAAACCCTGGCAGCTAGCGCATTCCGCTGGGGGGCAAGCCCGGATCGTCGTCGCCGAACCCTAG
- a CDS encoding lysozyme, which produces MSTARRSWRRALGAVAAASAGVLLLGTLTPAGATPAPTPAAPDQVAGLNTPLGEATLGSQIRRVEGGDKSTPESQQQAMRPQGLNSDGFDAQATVAGIDVASHQGNVDWNNWWGQGKRFVWTKATEGTYYTNPYFAQQYNGSYNVGMIRGAYHFATPNTTSGAAQANYFVDHGGGWSRDGKTLPGALDMEYNPYGATCYGLSQAAMGAWVRDFHDTYHARTGRWPVIYTSTSWWNQCVGSSQTFGNTVPLWVARYSSSVGALPIGWGFHTVWQYSSSPIDQDSFNGAYDRLQALANG; this is translated from the coding sequence ATGTCCACTGCTCGAAGAAGCTGGCGGCGCGCTCTCGGCGCCGTCGCGGCCGCTTCGGCCGGCGTGCTCCTGCTCGGCACGCTGACCCCGGCTGGCGCCACTCCCGCTCCGACCCCGGCGGCCCCCGATCAGGTGGCCGGTCTGAACACACCACTCGGTGAAGCGACGCTCGGTTCGCAGATCCGCCGGGTGGAAGGTGGCGACAAGTCGACACCCGAATCGCAGCAGCAGGCCATGCGCCCGCAGGGCCTGAACTCCGACGGCTTCGACGCGCAGGCCACGGTCGCCGGTATCGACGTCGCCAGCCACCAGGGCAACGTCGACTGGAACAACTGGTGGGGCCAGGGCAAGCGGTTCGTCTGGACCAAGGCGACCGAGGGCACCTACTACACCAACCCGTACTTCGCCCAGCAGTACAACGGTTCCTACAACGTCGGCATGATCCGCGGCGCCTACCACTTCGCCACCCCGAACACGACGAGCGGCGCGGCGCAGGCCAACTACTTCGTGGACCACGGCGGCGGCTGGTCGCGGGACGGCAAGACGCTGCCCGGCGCGCTGGACATGGAGTACAACCCGTACGGCGCGACCTGCTACGGGCTGAGCCAGGCCGCGATGGGCGCGTGGGTGCGCGACTTCCACGACACCTACCACGCGCGGACCGGCCGCTGGCCGGTCATCTACACGTCGACGAGCTGGTGGAACCAGTGCGTCGGCAGCTCGCAGACGTTCGGGAACACGGTGCCGCTCTGGGTCGCGCGGTACAGCTCGTCGGTCGGCGCGCTGCCGATCGGCTGGGGTTTCCACACCGTCTGGCAGTACAGCTCGTCCCCGATCGACCAGGACTCGTTCAACGGCGCCTACGACCGCCTGCAGGCACTCGCGAACGGCTGA
- a CDS encoding lysozyme, with amino-acid sequence MAAATVAAGALAAGLVALGGSGAERSAGDYRPADYSKAADTGMGSQIAAHEGVHGRPGARLALTDQTLGHDVSGHQGAVDWKKAAATGARFTYVKATEGTGFVSGQFRQQYDGAHAAGIIRGAYHFARPDVSGGAAQANYFIANGGGWRKDGRTLPGALDVEYNPYGDACYGMSPAAMTAWIKDFTKTYLARTGRSSLIYTSTSWWQRCTGNNGGFGDTNPLWLARYAPQIGPLPAGWDKQSIWQFANAGSLPGDQNYYNGPMGRVEALARG; translated from the coding sequence GTGGCCGCCGCGACGGTGGCCGCGGGCGCCCTCGCGGCGGGCCTGGTCGCGCTGGGCGGGTCCGGTGCGGAGCGCTCGGCCGGGGACTACCGCCCCGCCGACTACTCGAAGGCCGCCGACACGGGCATGGGCTCGCAGATCGCGGCGCACGAAGGCGTGCACGGGCGGCCTGGTGCGCGGCTCGCGCTCACCGACCAGACCCTCGGCCACGACGTGAGCGGGCACCAGGGCGCGGTCGACTGGAAGAAGGCCGCCGCGACGGGGGCGAGGTTCACCTACGTCAAGGCGACCGAGGGCACCGGGTTCGTCAGTGGCCAGTTCCGCCAGCAGTACGACGGCGCGCACGCCGCCGGGATCATCAGGGGCGCCTACCACTTCGCGCGCCCCGACGTGTCCGGCGGCGCCGCGCAGGCGAACTACTTCATCGCCAACGGCGGCGGCTGGCGCAAGGACGGCAGGACGCTGCCCGGCGCGCTCGACGTGGAGTACAACCCGTACGGCGACGCCTGCTACGGCATGAGCCCCGCCGCGATGACCGCGTGGATCAAGGACTTCACGAAGACCTACCTCGCACGCACTGGGCGCAGTTCGCTGATCTACACCAGCACGAGCTGGTGGCAGCGCTGCACGGGCAACAACGGGGGCTTCGGCGACACCAACCCGCTGTGGCTCGCCAGGTACGCGCCGCAGATCGGGCCGCTGCCCGCGGGCTGGGACAAGCAGAGCATCTGGCAGTTCGCCAACGCGGGAAGCCTCCCCGGCGACCAGAACTACTACAACGGCCCGATGGGTCGGGTGGAAGCCCTGGCCAGGGGCTGA
- a CDS encoding type VII secretion system-associated protein, with protein sequence MAQRDEADRLVTPSASSARQGKPKITEEMRRNARANPNSWLYVIDEAFDPNGPVPSWAVVGAYPVNSAGDVVEDFHPNDRYRPSPKALGFPEPGNDLERLLQLVRTDHRPAEDLPKVILDATLFVYALAPMQRTVIGFHNTDGRVMVPAYTSKSLVPKEWPHARAVLGRDMVALLGGHSVAINPHDLVTAVVPAEHLLKALDEENRDKS encoded by the coding sequence ATGGCGCAGCGGGACGAGGCCGACCGGCTGGTGACTCCATCCGCGAGCTCAGCACGCCAGGGGAAACCGAAGATCACCGAGGAGATGCGCCGCAACGCGCGGGCGAACCCCAACAGCTGGTTGTACGTGATCGACGAGGCATTCGACCCGAACGGCCCGGTGCCGTCGTGGGCCGTCGTCGGCGCGTACCCGGTGAACTCCGCGGGTGACGTCGTCGAGGACTTCCACCCGAACGACCGGTACCGCCCCTCGCCGAAGGCGCTCGGCTTCCCCGAACCCGGCAACGACCTGGAACGCCTGCTGCAGCTCGTCCGCACCGACCACCGGCCGGCCGAGGACCTGCCGAAGGTCATCCTCGACGCCACGCTGTTCGTGTACGCGCTCGCGCCGATGCAGCGCACGGTCATCGGGTTCCACAACACCGACGGCAGGGTCATGGTGCCCGCGTACACGTCGAAGTCGCTGGTGCCGAAGGAATGGCCGCACGCCCGCGCCGTGCTGGGCAGGGACATGGTCGCCCTGCTCGGCGGGCACTCGGTGGCGATCAACCCGCACGACCTCGTCACCGCCGTCGTCCCGGCGGAACACCTGCTCAAGGCCCTCGACGAGGAGAACCGCGACAAGAGCTAA
- a CDS encoding sterol carrier family protein, whose protein sequence is MTSPRSVDPGELRAAVLAVSPWLDGSAPDPARPELAKAVRLSLRALAADAPGRSVEVRVPPFAAVQCVDGPRHTRGNPPNVVETDPRTWLELATGRLGWAEALEDGRVSASGTRADLTRWLPIVRG, encoded by the coding sequence ATGACGTCTCCGCGTTCGGTCGACCCCGGTGAGTTACGTGCCGCCGTGCTGGCCGTTTCCCCTTGGCTGGACGGTTCGGCGCCGGATCCGGCGCGCCCCGAACTCGCCAAGGCGGTCCGCCTGAGCCTGCGGGCGCTCGCCGCCGACGCGCCGGGCCGCAGCGTCGAGGTCAGGGTGCCGCCGTTCGCCGCCGTGCAGTGCGTCGACGGCCCGAGGCACACCAGGGGGAACCCGCCGAACGTGGTCGAGACGGACCCGCGCACCTGGCTGGAGCTGGCGACGGGCCGCCTCGGCTGGGCCGAAGCGCTGGAGGACGGCCGCGTCTCCGCGTCCGGGACGCGCGCCGACCTCACCCGCTGGCTGCCGATCGTGCGCGGCTGA
- a CDS encoding SAM-dependent methyltransferase has translation MAAPESEAPVYIDTTKASIARVYDAFLNGKDNYEVDREVLHRVQQAAPEAQDLATENRGFLIRACRFLAGQTGITQYLDCGSGLPTAENTHHVVQRINPESTVVYVDNDPVVLAHGRALLEENDRTHFVADDIFEPEALLANDTVRKYLDFSQPIAFLQLGTLHHYNGPHERPAEIMREFIDKLPSGSYVAISHFLDPEDELSATARRMEEFFLHSPMGSGTFRTTAEIQELFGDLELVPSGGHGEPGVVRCVDWWPDGPRLKELNAAQRTIAGGIGRKN, from the coding sequence ATGGCTGCGCCCGAGTCCGAGGCACCCGTCTACATCGACACGACCAAGGCGAGCATCGCGCGCGTGTACGACGCTTTCCTCAACGGCAAGGACAACTACGAAGTGGACCGCGAGGTGCTGCACCGGGTCCAGCAGGCCGCACCGGAGGCGCAGGACCTCGCCACCGAGAACCGCGGCTTCCTGATCCGCGCCTGCCGCTTCCTCGCCGGGCAGACCGGGATCACCCAGTACCTCGACTGCGGGTCCGGGCTGCCGACCGCCGAGAACACCCACCACGTCGTCCAGCGGATCAACCCCGAATCGACCGTGGTCTACGTCGACAACGACCCGGTGGTGCTCGCGCACGGGCGCGCGCTGCTGGAGGAGAACGACCGCACGCACTTCGTCGCGGACGACATCTTCGAGCCCGAAGCGCTGCTGGCGAACGACACCGTGCGCAAGTACCTCGACTTCAGCCAGCCGATCGCGTTCCTGCAGCTGGGCACGCTGCACCACTACAACGGCCCGCACGAGCGGCCGGCCGAGATCATGCGCGAGTTCATCGACAAGCTGCCGTCGGGCTCCTACGTCGCGATCTCGCACTTCCTCGACCCGGAGGACGAGCTGTCCGCGACCGCGCGGCGGATGGAGGAGTTCTTCCTGCACAGCCCGATGGGATCCGGCACGTTCCGCACCACGGCCGAGATCCAGGAGCTGTTCGGCGACCTGGAACTGGTTCCCTCCGGCGGGCACGGCGAGCCGGGCGTGGTCCGCTGCGTCGACTGGTGGCCGGACGGCCCGCGGCTGAAGGAGCTCAACGCGGCGCAGCGCACGATCGCCGGCGGCATCGGGCGGAAGAACTAG
- a CDS encoding helix-turn-helix domain-containing protein yields MTSVNPPAADQGTGPTARRMVLGTQLRRLRESAGVTRAEAGYNIRGSESKISRLELGRVGFKERDVVDLLTMYGIENTEEREQFLELVKQSNQPGWWHRYNDLMPRWFDDYVGLEEAASRIQTYELQFVPGLLQTEDYARAVASHGRPDVADDEVERRVALRMRRQKLLARPNAPRLWAVIDESVLHRPIGGTRAMRAQIGQLLEMTTLPNISLQVVPYRLSGYSAEGAFTLLRFLEEELPDIVYLEFLSGALYQEKPDEIETYSRALDRLAVDAETPERTRQTLSKLRAEL; encoded by the coding sequence ATGACCTCGGTCAACCCACCCGCTGCCGACCAGGGCACCGGCCCTACCGCGCGGCGGATGGTGCTCGGGACGCAGTTGCGCCGCCTGCGGGAAAGCGCCGGTGTCACCCGTGCCGAAGCCGGGTACAACATCCGCGGCTCGGAATCCAAGATCAGCAGGCTGGAGCTCGGCCGCGTCGGGTTCAAGGAACGCGACGTCGTGGACCTGCTGACGATGTACGGCATCGAGAACACCGAGGAGCGCGAGCAGTTCCTGGAGCTGGTGAAGCAGTCGAACCAGCCGGGCTGGTGGCACCGCTACAACGACCTGATGCCGCGCTGGTTCGACGACTACGTCGGCCTCGAAGAAGCGGCTTCGCGGATCCAGACCTACGAGCTGCAGTTCGTGCCCGGCCTGCTGCAGACCGAGGACTACGCGCGCGCGGTGGCCAGCCACGGCCGCCCCGACGTGGCCGACGACGAGGTCGAGCGCAGGGTGGCGCTGCGGATGCGGCGGCAGAAGCTCCTCGCGAGGCCGAACGCGCCGCGGCTGTGGGCGGTGATCGACGAGTCGGTGCTGCACCGGCCGATCGGCGGCACCAGGGCGATGCGCGCCCAGATCGGTCAGCTCCTCGAGATGACGACGCTGCCGAACATCTCGCTCCAGGTGGTGCCGTACCGGTTGAGCGGTTACTCGGCCGAAGGCGCGTTCACGCTGTTGCGCTTCCTCGAAGAGGAGCTGCCGGACATCGTGTACCTGGAGTTCCTGAGCGGCGCGCTCTACCAGGAGAAACCGGACGAGATCGAGACCTACAGCCGCGCGCTGGACAGGCTCGCGGTCGACGCGGAGACGCCGGAACGCACGCGCCAGACGTTGTCGAAGCTGCGCGCCGAACTCTGA
- a CDS encoding DUF397 domain-containing protein has protein sequence MAERFSNGMSSELLVGVTWRKSRRSGALGNCVEVATLDSGEIAVRNSRFPEGPALVYTRAEMEAFLGGAKDGEFDYVLQ, from the coding sequence ATGGCGGAACGGTTCAGCAACGGCATGTCGTCCGAGCTGCTCGTCGGGGTCACCTGGCGCAAGAGCAGGCGTAGCGGCGCGCTCGGAAACTGCGTCGAGGTGGCGACACTGGATTCCGGAGAGATCGCGGTACGGAACTCGCGATTCCCGGAAGGCCCCGCGCTGGTTTACACGCGCGCCGAGATGGAGGCGTTCCTCGGCGGCGCCAAGGACGGTGAATTCGACTATGTCCTTCAGTAG